In Arthrobacter sp. PAMC25284, a single genomic region encodes these proteins:
- a CDS encoding ABC transporter permease, which produces MSDKTPQDPLEQAESPSPVPAPATEQPPAEAPDGADSVLRKIFTGSGMVSVLAVLLALIIGGLLIASTDRRVEATAGYLFARPADFFGAVWSAATRSYVALFQGSVFNPRGSGLAGQIAPLMETLTIATPLITAGLGVALAFRAGLFNIGAQGQIIIAGILASWVGFALHLPLGLHLLLVLVAGVVGGAIWGGIVGLLKARTGAHEVIVTIMFNYIALYLVRYLLDTPAFQRPGETTPISPILDATAVYPQIFGSQYRLHLGFLLAIAATVFVWWLLNRSTIGFEFRAVGANPKASLTAGINVPRATVLVMAIAGGLAGLSGVAQVAGTEKVLTDGVAATYGFDAITVALLGRSSPWGTFAAGVLFGAFRAGAVQMQIQTGTPIDIVLVVQSLIVLFIAAPPLVRAVFGLNPRKKKPATAGTSRKAASTGGAA; this is translated from the coding sequence ATGTCTGACAAAACTCCCCAGGACCCCCTGGAACAAGCCGAATCACCGAGCCCCGTTCCGGCACCGGCAACCGAGCAACCCCCGGCTGAGGCGCCTGACGGCGCCGATTCCGTCCTGCGCAAGATCTTCACCGGCAGCGGCATGGTCTCCGTGCTGGCCGTCCTGCTGGCCCTCATCATCGGCGGGCTCCTGATCGCCAGCACGGACCGGCGGGTCGAAGCCACAGCGGGCTACCTGTTCGCCCGCCCGGCCGACTTCTTCGGCGCCGTCTGGTCCGCAGCCACCCGGTCCTACGTTGCGCTCTTCCAGGGCTCGGTCTTCAACCCGCGCGGTTCCGGACTGGCCGGCCAGATCGCACCGCTGATGGAAACGCTGACCATCGCCACGCCGCTGATTACCGCGGGCCTCGGTGTGGCCCTGGCGTTCCGTGCCGGACTGTTTAATATCGGCGCACAGGGCCAAATCATCATCGCCGGCATCCTTGCCTCGTGGGTCGGCTTTGCCCTGCACCTTCCGCTCGGCCTGCACCTGCTGCTGGTCCTCGTGGCCGGCGTCGTGGGCGGCGCCATCTGGGGCGGCATCGTTGGGTTGCTGAAAGCCCGGACCGGGGCGCACGAGGTCATCGTGACCATCATGTTCAACTACATTGCCCTGTACCTGGTGCGGTATCTGCTGGATACCCCGGCGTTCCAGCGGCCGGGGGAGACCACCCCGATCTCCCCGATCCTGGACGCCACCGCGGTGTACCCGCAGATCTTCGGCAGCCAGTACCGGCTGCACCTGGGCTTCCTGCTCGCCATCGCGGCGACCGTCTTCGTCTGGTGGCTGCTCAACCGGTCCACGATCGGTTTTGAGTTCCGTGCCGTCGGTGCCAACCCGAAAGCATCCCTGACCGCCGGCATCAACGTCCCCCGAGCCACGGTGCTGGTGATGGCCATCGCGGGCGGACTGGCCGGCCTGTCCGGTGTCGCCCAGGTCGCGGGCACCGAGAAGGTCCTCACGGACGGGGTCGCGGCGACGTACGGTTTTGACGCCATCACGGTCGCGCTGTTGGGCCGGTCGTCGCCGTGGGGCACCTTTGCCGCCGGCGTGCTGTTCGGGGCCTTCCGCGCCGGGGCAGTGCAGATGCAGATCCAGACGGGCACCCCGATCGATATCGTGCTCGTTGTCCAGTCCCTGATCGTCCTCTTCATCGCAGCGCCGCCGCTCGTGCGCGCCGTGTTCGGACTTAATCCGCGTAAGAAGAAGCCCGCCACGGCCGGCACCTCGCGCAAGGCAGCAAGCACCGGAGGTGCAGCATGA
- a CDS encoding ABC transporter ATP-binding protein, whose amino-acid sequence MKLELKGITKRFGSLVANDHIDVVVEPGQIHCLLGENGAGKSTLMNVLYGLYEPTEGEILIDDKPVSFRGPGDAMAAGIGMVHQHFMLVPVFTVAENVALGGESTKPGGFLDLDVTRRKIREISDKYGFDVDPDALVEDLPVGVQQRVEIIKALVRDAKVLILDEPTAVLTPQDTDELLDIMRQLKSNGTSIVFISHKLREVREVSDTITVIRRGKVVGTASPTASTTELASLMVGRAVSLTLDKAPAVPQETTFQVKDLTVIAPSGQHVVDGISFDIARGEILAVAGVQGNGQTELTEAILGLQQRVHGSILLDGEELTGRSVKDILGAGVGFVPEDRSVDGLIGSFSIAENLILDRYDQAPFAKGISMSPAKVLENAASRIEEFDVRTPSGSLSAGTLSGGNQQKVVMARELSRPLRLFIASQPTRGVDVGSIEFLHKRIVAERDNGTPVMIVSTELDEVIELADRIAVLYKGRLVGIVPAGTARNVLGLMMAGVTPHEAANEEPTSPNRPAASAEGGDHV is encoded by the coding sequence TTGAAACTTGAACTCAAAGGGATCACCAAACGCTTCGGCTCCCTGGTAGCCAACGATCACATCGACGTGGTGGTTGAACCCGGGCAGATCCACTGCCTGCTGGGCGAGAACGGCGCCGGTAAATCCACGCTGATGAACGTCCTCTACGGGCTGTACGAGCCCACCGAGGGCGAAATCCTGATTGACGACAAACCCGTCAGCTTCCGCGGCCCCGGCGACGCCATGGCCGCCGGGATCGGCATGGTGCACCAGCACTTTATGCTGGTGCCGGTTTTCACCGTCGCTGAAAACGTTGCACTGGGCGGCGAGAGCACGAAACCCGGCGGGTTCCTGGACCTGGACGTCACGCGACGCAAAATCCGCGAGATCTCGGACAAGTACGGCTTCGACGTCGACCCGGACGCCCTCGTGGAAGACCTCCCGGTCGGTGTCCAGCAGCGCGTAGAGATCATCAAGGCCCTAGTGCGCGACGCGAAGGTGCTCATCCTGGACGAACCCACTGCCGTCCTGACGCCGCAGGACACCGACGAACTGCTGGATATCATGCGCCAGCTCAAGAGCAACGGCACGTCCATCGTCTTCATCTCGCATAAACTCCGCGAAGTCCGGGAAGTCTCGGACACAATCACGGTGATCCGTCGGGGCAAGGTCGTGGGCACTGCCAGCCCCACCGCGTCAACCACCGAACTGGCGTCCTTGATGGTCGGCCGCGCCGTCAGCCTCACCCTGGACAAGGCTCCGGCCGTGCCCCAGGAAACAACGTTCCAGGTCAAAGACCTCACCGTCATTGCGCCCAGCGGCCAGCACGTGGTGGACGGCATCAGCTTCGACATCGCCCGGGGTGAGATTTTGGCCGTGGCCGGTGTCCAGGGCAACGGGCAGACCGAACTCACCGAGGCCATTCTGGGCCTGCAACAGCGGGTGCACGGTTCCATCCTCCTGGACGGCGAGGAGCTGACGGGCCGCAGCGTCAAGGACATCCTGGGTGCCGGCGTCGGCTTCGTTCCCGAGGACCGTTCCGTCGACGGCCTGATCGGTTCCTTCTCCATCGCAGAAAACCTGATTCTGGACCGCTACGATCAGGCGCCCTTCGCGAAGGGCATCAGCATGAGCCCTGCCAAGGTCCTGGAAAACGCGGCCTCCCGGATCGAGGAATTCGACGTCCGCACCCCCTCCGGCTCACTGTCCGCAGGCACACTGTCCGGTGGAAACCAGCAGAAAGTTGTGATGGCCCGGGAGCTGTCCCGGCCGCTACGGCTCTTTATCGCGTCCCAGCCCACCCGCGGCGTCGACGTCGGCTCCATTGAATTCCTGCACAAGCGGATCGTAGCTGAGCGCGATAATGGGACTCCGGTCATGATTGTCTCGACCGAACTCGATGAGGTCATCGAACTCGCCGACCGGATCGCGGTCCTCTACAAAGGCCGGCTTGTGGGAATTGTCCCCGCCGGCACAGCACGGAACGTTCTTGGCCTGATGATGGCCGGTGTGACGCCGCACGAGGCCGCCAACGAAGAGCCCACTTCCCCGAACCGCCCGGCCGCAAGCGCCGAGGGAGGCGACCATGTCTGA
- a CDS encoding BMP family protein, translating to MAGLATVSAAALLLAGCGAAPEAGGGATGAASDYTGCIVSDSGGFDDQSFNQSSYEGLKKAEKDLGIKVNQVESKTNNDFEPNLRAMVSAGCDLTITVGFLLGDATKAQAEANPDAHFAIIDFGYDTPIANVKPIIYDTAQAAFLAGYLAAGTTKTGTVATFGGIKIPTVTIFMDGYADGVKYYNEQKGADVKVLGWNKAAQDGSFTGDFEKQDKGKQFTQNFLDQGADIVMPVAGPVGKGAGAALKEAKAAGKDVKLIWVDSDGYLTAPDYADIMLSSVMKQMGEAVETVIKEDKDGKFSNTPYVGTLANDGVQLAPFHDLDSQVSAELKAELEQIKKDIADGKLKVESAASPKA from the coding sequence ATGGCCGGCCTTGCCACCGTGAGCGCCGCGGCGCTCCTGCTGGCAGGCTGCGGTGCGGCCCCGGAGGCCGGAGGCGGCGCGACCGGCGCGGCCAGTGACTACACAGGCTGCATCGTCTCGGACTCAGGCGGGTTCGATGACCAGTCCTTCAACCAGTCCTCCTACGAGGGCCTGAAGAAGGCCGAAAAGGACCTGGGCATCAAGGTCAACCAGGTCGAGTCCAAGACCAACAACGACTTCGAACCGAACCTCCGAGCCATGGTCTCCGCCGGCTGCGACCTGACCATCACGGTCGGGTTCCTGCTCGGCGATGCCACCAAGGCCCAGGCCGAGGCAAACCCGGACGCGCACTTCGCCATCATCGACTTCGGCTACGACACCCCGATCGCCAACGTCAAGCCGATCATCTACGACACGGCCCAGGCCGCGTTCCTGGCGGGCTACCTTGCCGCCGGCACCACCAAGACCGGAACAGTCGCCACGTTCGGCGGCATCAAGATCCCCACCGTCACCATCTTTATGGACGGCTACGCCGACGGCGTGAAGTACTACAACGAGCAAAAGGGCGCCGACGTCAAGGTCCTGGGCTGGAACAAGGCCGCGCAGGACGGTTCGTTCACCGGTGACTTCGAAAAGCAGGACAAGGGCAAGCAGTTCACCCAGAACTTCCTCGACCAGGGCGCGGACATCGTTATGCCCGTCGCGGGACCGGTCGGAAAGGGCGCAGGCGCAGCGCTTAAGGAAGCCAAAGCCGCAGGCAAGGACGTCAAGCTGATCTGGGTTGACTCCGACGGCTACCTCACGGCACCGGACTACGCGGACATCATGCTCTCCTCCGTGATGAAGCAGATGGGCGAGGCAGTCGAGACCGTTATCAAGGAAGACAAGGACGGCAAGTTCTCCAACACGCCGTATGTTGGCACCCTGGCCAACGACGGAGTTCAGCTGGCTCCGTTCCACGATCTGGACTCCCAGGTTTCGGCTGAGTTGAAGGCCGAGCTGGAGCAGATCAAGAAGGACATTGCCGACGGCAAGCTCAAGGTCGAATCGGCAGCGAGCCCGAAGGCCTAA